In Candida orthopsilosis Co 90-125, chromosome 4 draft sequence, a single genomic region encodes these proteins:
- a CDS encoding Rpb8 subunit of RNA polymerases I, II, and III: protein MSGVLFEDMFAVDSTDPGRYNRVCRITGHSLTSKDITITLDINSELFPVKENDSLTITLASTLGNESSMITSNGSWRPPKQGERSLADDYDYVMYGTVYKFEENADNDKMSVYISFGGLLMRLEGGYRSLSNLKQENAYILIRHYNDL, encoded by the coding sequence ATGTCAGGAGTTTTATTTGAAGATATGTTTGCAGTGGATTCCACTGATCCAGGTAGATACAATAGAGTGTGCAGAATAACGGGGCATTCATTGACGTCGAAAGATATCACCATTACATTGGATATAAATAGTGAGCTATTCCCagtaaaagaaaatgattcaTTAACGATAACTTTAGCTTCAACGCTAGGAAATGAAAGTTCAATGATCACATCAAATGGTTCATGGAGACCACCCAAACAAGGTGAAAGGTCATTGGCTGATGATTACGATTATGTCATGTATGGAACAGTTTACAAGTTTGAAGAGAATGCTGATAATGATAAGATGTCTGTATACATTTCATTCGGAGGGTTGTTGATGAGATTGGAAGGTGGTTACCGTTCTTTGAGTAActtgaaacaagaaaatgCATACATTTTGATACGTCATTACAACGATTTATAA
- a CDS encoding membrane transporter gives MTAKSKLPSLTTRLIQIACAILWCLAAAGPVFGFAALKPILISQHIYESKCDVDIESTETKCVDQDLSLNFLFTIACMMTNISALPVGSILDIYGPKITGIIGSFIIALGSLSLKFANNLTFLDGYLIGYTLLALGGPFVFISCFQLANSFPKNSGLILALLTGAFDSSSALFLIYRIYYFSVGELSVSSFFTGYLIVPAFIFLCQVFIMPRDSYKTVGTLAKIAETGIDETGRPLDDDLLLPEDRESAITARDDLYQPTITETTALLMRRPSGVSRRASTLSRASYNSIKSSYEQEADTKLVSSSGGVFGVLHGYSISQQLKSPWFSLMTFFTTIQMLRINFFVATIKAQVFYLYGGDEEIATTVNHFFDLALPLGGICSIPFIGLILDNLSTLTVLYILTGMSLFIGVMGLLSWIPGTYAGIIVLVVYRPFYYTAVSDFCAKVFGYDNFGTVYGAIIAISGLCNILQQVMDKTTKEYFHMNPSPINFLLVALTFVFGAGLIGFVKSQEKDIKRRSLEMEAEDASYRSIPT, from the coding sequence ATGACAGCAAAGTCAAAACTTCCGTCATTAACAACAAGGCTAATTCAAATAGCTTGCGCCATTCTTTGGTGTCTAGCAGCAGCTGGTCCCGTGTTTGGGTTTGCTGCATTGAAACCAATTTTGATATCCCAGCATATCTATGAATCAAAATGTGATGTGGACATAGAATCTACAGAAACCAAATGTGTTGATCAGGATTTatcattaaactttttattCACAATTGCTTGTATGATGACAAATATTAGTGCATTACCTGTTGGATCTATATTGGACATTTATGGACCAAAAATAACGGGAATTATTGGATCTTTCATAATAGCGCTAGGATCGTTGAGTTTAAAATTCGCAAATAATTTGACATTTCTTGATGGGTATTTGATTGGTTACACTTTGTTAGCCTTAGGGGGTCCATTTGTGTTCATTAGTTGTTTCCAACTTGCAAATAGCTTTCCCAAAAACTCGGGTCTAATTTTGGCATTATTAACAGGTGCATTTGACTCATCGTCGGCATTATTCTTGATTTATAGAATCTATTACTTCAGTGTTGGTGAGTTGTCGGTTAGTAGCTTCTTCACGGGGTATTTGATTGTACCAGCATTCATCTTCCTTTGCCAAGTGTTTATCATGCCAAGGGACTCTTACAAGACGGTTGGGACATTGGCAAAGATTGCTGAAACAGGTATTGATGAGACTGGAAGACCattggatgatgatttattaCTTCCCGAGGATCGCGAAAGTGCAATTACAGCAAGAGATGATCTTTATCAACCGACAATTACTGAAACAACTGCTCTTTTGATGAGAAGGCCGTCAGGTGTTAGCAGAAGAGCATCGACGTTATCAAGAGCTTCTTACAATTCGATAAAGTCCTCGTATGAACAAGAAGCCGATACAAAGTTGGTCTCATCTTCTGGTGGTGTGTTTGGAGTCTTGCATGGATACTCAATAtcacaacaattgaaatctcCTTGGTTTTCCCTAATGACATTCTTTACCACTATTCAAATGTTGCGTATAAACTTTTTCGTAGCAACAATCAAAGCTCAAGTGTTTTACTTGTATGGAGGTGATGAGGAGATTGCTACAACCGTGAACCACTTCTTTGACTTGGCTTTGCCATTGGGTGGAATATGTTCCATTCCTTTTATTGGTCTTATATTGGATAACTTGTCTACATTGACTGTATTGTATATTCTAACTGGAATGTCGTTATTCATCGGGGTAATGGGATTGCTATCTTGGATTCCAGGTACCTATGCCGGTATCATAgttcttgttgtttatcGTCCATTTTATTACACTGCAGTGTCAGATTTTTGTGCAAAGGTATTTGGGTATGACAATTTTGGAACTGTTTATGGAGCAATCATTGCAATCAGTGGGTTGTGTAACATCTTGCAACAAGTAATGGATAAGACCACCAAGGAATATTTCCATATGAACCCTTCACCAATTAACTTCCTTTTGGTTGCCTTGACATTCGTGTTTGGTGCAGGATTAATCGGTTTCGTCAAATCTCAAGAAAAGGATATAAAGAGGAGGAGTTTAGAAATGGAAGCTGAAGATGCATCGTATAGATCAATTCCAACATAG
- a CDS encoding nuclear protein, producing MHLQFVMYHHSLPLQTHTKKSTFLSHLFSINKYIINTKMAQGNLKLKSKGPARITKKQQNPKRAAPKIIKPKKQTAKEAQKLTKVHQGQLMKSTEKLIASRVGHLELLKGTRREIEKENKGDKKKK from the coding sequence ATGCATCTCCAATTTGTAATGTATCACCACCTGCTCCCGCTCCAGACGCACACAAAAAAAAGCACTTTCTTATCTCATCTCTTTCTGATAAACAAgtacatcatcaacaccaaaatgGCTCAGGGAAACTTGAAACTAAAGTCCAAGGGCCCAGCAAGAATAACAAAGAAACAGCAAAACCCCAAAAGAGCAGCTCctaaaatcatcaaaccCAAAAAGCAAACCGCAAAAGAAGCACAGAAATTGACTAAAGTTCATCAAggtcaattgatgaaaagtactgaaaagttgattgcTAGTAGAGTAGGTCATTTGGAATTATTGAAAGGAACAAGAagggaaattgaaaaggaaaacaaaggtgacaagaaaaagaaatga